The following coding sequences are from one Streptomyces sp. NBC_00536 window:
- a CDS encoding InlB B-repeat-containing protein gives MLCASALALPLAGTAPAAARPAAAPPYGEDVVRSRTIDLDADDYLWLCAEQPFGVPREHTFDLFSDVKLHVVEDRLDRDGASLTWTGHLRDEASSNAVLSVTGVCGPGAATTPASVEGHFDVGKRVFRLAVPQNEPGRLRITEEDPSRRKEPVGDDVGPLSRSDPKLLREGLERLKKRAAVSDPVIIDMIVGYTPAAVRRVGGEPAMQTRIRLAESYLNQALADSNVRASVDVIGTYNTDYDGDQTASVMLPKLSAPSDLQLGARAAQLREDYGVDLVSVVNDVPQGSSGQASLPVPFLKPGGVANDGEAFSVVDVSSIVNWYNFGHEIGHNLGLWHDRATLDEQSGGQDYTPYLTTPYSTGFVTRNRDFHTLMAYSSACGRPCSAVNQYSNTENTVNGQPLGNADNNNAAVARLTTPIVAGYRDLKIARQRYRLTVEASQGGTARPSTFGPYRAGTTLSVNAYPAPGYRVAWWEADGVRYNVTSSQVTVTMNTDHAVKAVFTRT, from the coding sequence GTGCTCTGCGCGAGCGCACTCGCCTTGCCCCTGGCCGGGACGGCCCCGGCTGCCGCCCGCCCCGCCGCCGCTCCGCCGTACGGCGAGGACGTCGTGCGGTCCCGGACGATCGACCTCGACGCGGACGACTACCTGTGGCTGTGCGCCGAGCAGCCCTTCGGTGTCCCGAGGGAGCACACCTTCGACCTCTTCTCCGACGTCAAACTGCATGTGGTCGAGGACCGGCTGGACCGCGACGGAGCCTCCCTGACGTGGACCGGCCACCTCAGGGACGAGGCCTCCTCCAATGCCGTGCTGTCGGTCACCGGAGTGTGCGGTCCCGGCGCGGCCACCACACCGGCCTCCGTCGAGGGCCACTTCGACGTCGGGAAGCGCGTCTTCCGCCTGGCCGTCCCGCAGAACGAACCCGGCCGCCTGCGGATCACCGAAGAAGACCCGAGCCGCCGCAAGGAACCGGTCGGCGACGATGTCGGCCCCCTGTCGCGCTCCGACCCCAAGCTGCTCCGCGAAGGCCTGGAGCGGCTGAAGAAGCGCGCCGCGGTATCCGATCCGGTCATCATCGACATGATCGTCGGCTACACCCCGGCCGCCGTGCGCCGCGTCGGCGGCGAGCCGGCCATGCAGACCCGGATCAGGCTCGCCGAGTCCTACCTCAACCAGGCACTCGCCGACAGCAACGTCCGCGCGAGCGTGGACGTCATCGGCACCTACAACACCGACTACGACGGGGACCAGACCGCCTCCGTCATGCTGCCCAAGCTGTCCGCCCCCTCAGACCTGCAGCTCGGAGCCCGCGCGGCCCAGCTCCGCGAGGACTACGGCGTCGACCTCGTCTCGGTCGTCAACGACGTTCCCCAGGGCTCCTCCGGGCAGGCGAGCCTGCCCGTGCCCTTCCTCAAGCCGGGCGGCGTGGCCAACGACGGCGAGGCGTTCTCCGTCGTCGACGTCTCCTCGATCGTCAACTGGTACAACTTCGGCCACGAGATCGGACACAACCTCGGTCTGTGGCACGACCGCGCCACCCTCGACGAGCAGTCGGGCGGCCAGGACTACACCCCGTACCTGACCACCCCCTACAGCACCGGCTTCGTCACCCGGAACCGCGACTTCCACACCCTCATGGCCTACTCCAGCGCCTGCGGACGCCCCTGCTCGGCGGTGAACCAGTACTCCAACACGGAGAACACCGTCAACGGGCAGCCGCTCGGCAACGCCGACAACAACAATGCGGCCGTGGCCCGCCTGACCACCCCCATCGTCGCCGGCTACCGCGACCTCAAGATCGCCCGGCAGCGGTACCGGCTCACGGTCGAGGCGTCCCAGGGGGGTACGGCGCGCCCCAGCACCTTCGGCCCCTACCGGGCGGGCACCACCCTCAGCGTCAACGCCTACCCCGCGCCCGGCTACCGCGTCGCGTGGTGGGAGGCGGACGGCGTCCGCTACAACGTCACCAGCAGCCAGGTCACCGTCACCATGAACACCGACCACGCCGTCAAGGCGGTCTTCACCCGCACCTGA
- a CDS encoding VOC family protein, translated as MAKEFQVTYDCADPGAQAAFWAEALGYRTQPPPEGFADWTAAWTARGIPPEQHNHRAAITDPDGKGPRVFFQRVPEGKAVKNRLHLDVRAAPGLRGDERMAMLEEECARLERLGAKREYRLEGNDTDEGMIMMTDPEGNEFCLD; from the coding sequence ATGGCCAAGGAATTCCAAGTGACGTACGACTGCGCCGACCCGGGCGCGCAAGCGGCGTTCTGGGCCGAGGCGCTGGGCTATCGCACCCAGCCGCCGCCCGAGGGCTTCGCCGACTGGACGGCCGCATGGACCGCGCGGGGCATTCCGCCCGAGCAGCACAACCACCGGGCCGCCATCACGGATCCGGACGGCAAGGGGCCGCGGGTGTTCTTCCAGAGGGTCCCGGAGGGCAAGGCGGTGAAGAACCGCTTGCACCTGGACGTGCGCGCCGCGCCCGGCCTGAGGGGGGACGAGCGGATGGCGATGCTGGAGGAGGAGTGCGCCAGGCTGGAGCGGCTGGGCGCGAAGCGGGAGTACCGGCTGGAGGGCAATGACACGGACGAGGGGATGATCATGATGACCGACCCCGAGGGGAACGAATTCTGCCTGGACTGA
- a CDS encoding zinc-binding dehydrogenase gives MKAIVISAHGGPEVLTLTELPDPVPADGEVLIRVKAFGLNHAEAYMRSGAWGKVADVPGIECAGLVEADPSGELPVGTAVVAILGGMGRTRNGSYAELVTVPATNVVAVRASLDWADLAAVPEVYATAWSGLFGNLDLRPGETVVVRGATSSLGQAAVNLAVDHGATVLATTRDPRRAPLLKELGAADVLIDDGALAAQVADRELGVDAVFDVVGNSVLRDSLALVRPRGRVCQLGFLGGFEPVRDFDPIADLPSGVRLSFFGSAFVLGTPAFPLTDVPLDAIYAKVAAGALRARPTRVFPFEEITEAHRVMEAGEALGKMVVTLD, from the coding sequence ATGAAGGCCATAGTCATCTCCGCCCACGGCGGCCCCGAGGTCCTCACCCTCACCGAACTGCCCGATCCGGTACCCGCCGACGGCGAAGTGCTGATCCGGGTCAAGGCGTTCGGCCTCAACCACGCCGAGGCGTACATGCGCAGCGGCGCCTGGGGGAAGGTCGCCGACGTCCCCGGGATCGAGTGCGCCGGGCTGGTGGAGGCCGACCCGTCGGGCGAACTCCCCGTAGGGACAGCCGTGGTGGCGATCCTCGGCGGCATGGGGCGGACCCGTAACGGAAGCTACGCGGAGCTGGTGACCGTGCCGGCGACCAACGTGGTGGCCGTGCGCGCGTCGTTGGACTGGGCGGATCTGGCGGCGGTGCCCGAGGTGTACGCCACGGCGTGGAGCGGCCTGTTCGGCAATCTGGACCTCCGGCCGGGCGAGACCGTCGTGGTGCGGGGCGCGACCTCCTCGCTCGGCCAGGCCGCCGTCAACCTGGCGGTCGATCACGGGGCGACCGTGCTCGCCACGACCCGCGACCCGCGGCGAGCGCCCCTGCTGAAGGAACTCGGGGCCGCCGACGTGCTCATCGACGACGGCGCGCTCGCCGCCCAGGTCGCGGACCGGGAACTCGGGGTCGACGCGGTGTTCGATGTCGTCGGCAACAGCGTCCTGCGTGACTCGCTGGCGCTGGTCCGGCCGCGCGGCCGGGTGTGCCAGCTCGGCTTCCTGGGCGGATTCGAGCCGGTGCGGGACTTCGACCCGATCGCCGACCTCCCCAGCGGGGTCCGGCTCAGCTTCTTCGGCAGCGCCTTCGTCCTCGGCACCCCCGCGTTCCCGCTCACCGACGTGCCGTTGGACGCGATCTACGCCAAGGTCGCCGCCGGTGCCCTGCGGGCCCGGCCCACCCGGGTCTTCCCGTTCGAGGAGATCACCGAAGCCCACCGGGTCATGGAAGCCGGGGAAGCGCTCGGCAAGATGGTCGTCACCCTCGACTGA
- a CDS encoding TetR/AcrR family transcriptional regulator: MPRPREFEPDAVLNVAMLRFWERGYRATSIEDLVKATGVKPGSLYGAFPGGKHALFLKSLERYSTLVVPQKLGELEASGASVAEIRGYFDGLVRDLLSPEGRQGCLLVNTAIENAAEDDEAAAVVRGHLARLERCMTHALQNAARRGQVRASLDCAGSAKLLVATCQGLMVVGKANPDEALLRAIVDNAFAALA; encoded by the coding sequence ATGCCGAGACCTCGCGAGTTCGAGCCCGACGCCGTCCTGAACGTGGCCATGCTGCGGTTCTGGGAGCGCGGGTACCGGGCGACGTCCATCGAGGATCTGGTGAAGGCGACCGGGGTCAAGCCCGGCAGTCTCTACGGCGCCTTCCCGGGCGGCAAGCACGCACTGTTCCTGAAGTCGCTGGAGCGTTACTCCACGCTGGTCGTCCCCCAGAAGCTGGGCGAGCTGGAGGCTTCGGGCGCTTCGGTGGCCGAGATCCGCGGCTACTTCGACGGGCTGGTGCGCGACCTGCTCAGCCCTGAGGGGCGGCAGGGCTGCCTGCTCGTCAACACCGCGATCGAGAACGCCGCCGAGGACGACGAGGCGGCCGCCGTCGTGCGGGGCCACCTGGCCCGGCTCGAACGGTGCATGACGCACGCGCTGCAGAACGCGGCCCGCAGGGGCCAGGTGCGCGCCTCGCTGGACTGCGCGGGCAGCGCCAAGCTGCTGGTCGCCACCTGCCAGGGGCTGATGGTCGTAGGGAAGGCGAACCCCGACGAGGCGCTCCTGCGGGCGATCGTCGACAACGCCTTCGCCGCTCTCGCCTGA